A window of the Lysinibacillus irui genome harbors these coding sequences:
- a CDS encoding response regulator transcription factor, translated as MIRVLLAEDQQMLRGALTSLLSFEPDIEVIAEVSDGQKAWDYIQQELPDVCVVDIEMPHLSGLELAEKIKQANLPCKVMIVTTFARPGYLQKAMDCEVHGYLLKDEPIDYLIATIRKIMQGEKVVSKDLAATLFMKEHNPLNEREIAVLQLVQEGLTTNEISKRLFLTKGTIRNYLSTSIQKLQVESRQQAAQVAREKGWL; from the coding sequence ATGATACGTGTATTACTAGCTGAGGACCAACAAATGCTACGGGGTGCCTTAACATCGCTCTTATCTTTTGAACCAGATATTGAAGTAATAGCAGAAGTGTCAGATGGTCAAAAAGCATGGGACTACATTCAACAGGAGCTACCTGATGTTTGTGTCGTAGATATAGAAATGCCTCATTTGTCAGGATTGGAGCTTGCAGAAAAAATTAAACAGGCTAACCTCCCCTGCAAAGTCATGATTGTCACAACTTTTGCACGCCCGGGCTATTTACAAAAAGCGATGGACTGTGAGGTTCACGGCTATCTACTAAAAGATGAACCCATTGATTATTTAATCGCTACAATTCGGAAAATCATGCAAGGAGAAAAGGTAGTCAGCAAGGATTTAGCCGCTACCTTATTTATGAAAGAGCATAACCCTTTAAATGAACGCGAAATTGCCGTACTACAACTTGTTCAAGAAGGCTTAACGACAAATGAAATTAGTAAACGATTATTTTTAACAAAAGGCACCATTCGCAATTATTTATCAACCTCTATTCAAAAGCTACAGGTCGAATCTAGACAGCAAGCCGCTCAGGTAGCACGTGAAAAAGGCTGGCTATAG
- a CDS encoding sensor histidine kinase — MVYEIKIYPREQIKHYLIIDVMSLIVLITMVLWSHSALPLAARISILGLYLGAFYIALWHRDWRLLVASLVAFLLITILGIYEDIFMLIFGFTFADLLGRAKSKWHIAIGMLGIAVMFLGVMKLTTDSLVTVESQVLAPMMIIQMVFPVLIYFVEKSKNLQSELADVNTQLVQQEERQRIARDLHDTIGHTLTMIKIKTELTTKLIDRDPSSVKQELNEILATTRTALKQVRELVSDMNFVSLQTELIHCQQLLQSANITTTLHNQCPTIVLSSVEETMLALCVREATTNLLKHSEAKKCHMTIHCHNGLYTLEMKDDGIGLSQKGLGNGIHSMKERMQVLQGSATVENNTPTGTSVVLTIPIQDGKEPLT, encoded by the coding sequence ATGGTGTATGAAATAAAAATTTATCCTAGAGAACAAATAAAGCATTATTTAATCATCGATGTGATGTCCTTGATTGTTTTAATAACGATGGTGTTATGGTCTCATTCAGCTCTCCCTTTGGCAGCTCGAATATCGATTTTAGGCTTGTATCTCGGTGCCTTCTATATAGCTTTATGGCATCGAGATTGGAGGTTGCTTGTAGCTTCACTTGTAGCCTTCCTCCTTATTACTATCCTCGGTATATATGAGGACATCTTTATGCTGATTTTCGGATTTACCTTTGCCGATTTATTAGGAAGAGCCAAATCGAAATGGCATATCGCGATTGGGATGCTTGGTATAGCTGTCATGTTTTTAGGCGTCATGAAACTTACTACAGATTCGCTAGTAACAGTTGAATCACAGGTACTAGCACCAATGATGATTATTCAAATGGTGTTTCCTGTCCTTATTTATTTTGTAGAAAAGTCGAAAAACCTACAATCTGAATTGGCTGATGTCAATACGCAGCTCGTTCAACAAGAGGAACGACAGCGAATTGCTAGAGATCTCCATGACACGATTGGTCATACGCTGACGATGATTAAAATCAAAACAGAGCTAACGACTAAACTAATCGACCGAGATCCTTCAAGTGTCAAACAAGAATTAAATGAGATACTAGCCACTACTCGTACCGCCCTAAAACAAGTACGAGAGCTCGTATCTGATATGAATTTTGTATCATTACAGACCGAGTTAATACACTGTCAGCAACTATTACAAAGCGCGAATATTACAACAACGCTACACAATCAATGCCCTACAATCGTCCTTTCTAGCGTGGAGGAAACGATGCTTGCTTTATGTGTACGAGAAGCTACGACAAACCTCCTCAAGCATAGTGAGGCAAAAAAATGCCACATGACAATCCATTGTCACAATGGACTGTATACGCTAGAGATGAAAGACGATGGAATTGGATTATCGCAGAAAGGGCTTGGCAATGGCATCCATTCAATGAAAGAAAGAATGCAAGTTCTTCAGGGCTCGGCCACGGTTGAAAATAACACACCTACAGGTACAAGTGTGGTACTAACCATACCCATTCAAGATGGAAAGGAGCCTCTAACATGA
- a CDS encoding DUF418 domain-containing protein, whose translation MQTQQRLPFIDMLRGFAVLGTLGTNIWIFAYLGDLSYITTSNYSGWWSFNDFLRMVVLFFVNGKLLGLLTIMFGVGLQLKYQQALRRGNAWPGVYLWTIVFLGLEGLLHYTLVMEYDILMSYAVTAFIVAFLIRLGDKVMTWAFYLFGSFHVLMILLIFISSLQGTIISFNGMETVAALYEQGTWLAQVQHRLTNFLFYRTEAIFIIPMNVFLFLLGVKFMRNEVFSQHDKGRQARQKLFKIGIYIGLPLNLLLFVPGGLFDLPVRYLCAPILSIGYIGILGKLVEYKRLDWLWQCFAQVGKMSLSCYVLQNVLASIIFYGWGLGLGGQLNSIVIISIWLALSCLQLMLASFWQQRFHMGPMEWIRKKTIQAMTQ comes from the coding sequence ATGCAAACACAACAACGACTCCCCTTTATCGATATGTTAAGAGGCTTTGCTGTCTTAGGAACACTTGGCACAAATATTTGGATTTTTGCTTATCTAGGAGATTTATCGTATATCACAACGAGTAATTATTCTGGTTGGTGGTCCTTCAATGACTTTTTACGAATGGTCGTCCTATTTTTCGTCAATGGGAAGCTCCTTGGGCTGTTAACCATTATGTTTGGGGTAGGCTTACAATTAAAATACCAACAAGCTCTACGAAGAGGAAATGCTTGGCCGGGCGTCTATCTTTGGACAATTGTCTTTTTAGGTTTGGAAGGATTGCTGCATTATACACTTGTCATGGAATACGATATTTTAATGAGCTACGCAGTGACAGCTTTCATAGTTGCCTTCCTAATCCGATTAGGTGACAAAGTGATGACATGGGCTTTCTATCTGTTTGGTAGCTTTCATGTCCTTATGATTCTATTGATTTTCATTAGTAGCCTACAGGGTACAATTATTTCCTTCAATGGTATGGAAACTGTGGCTGCTCTATATGAACAGGGCACATGGCTTGCACAAGTTCAACATCGTCTGACGAATTTTTTATTTTATCGAACAGAAGCCATTTTTATTATCCCAATGAATGTCTTTTTATTTTTACTTGGTGTGAAATTCATGCGCAATGAGGTATTTTCGCAGCATGACAAAGGACGTCAAGCTCGTCAAAAGCTCTTTAAAATCGGTATATATATTGGCCTACCGTTAAATTTACTGTTATTTGTTCCTGGTGGACTGTTTGATTTACCTGTTCGCTATTTATGTGCTCCTATTCTATCAATTGGCTATATTGGTATTTTAGGTAAACTGGTAGAATATAAGAGACTGGATTGGCTGTGGCAATGTTTTGCACAAGTTGGCAAGATGTCTTTGAGCTGTTATGTCCTCCAAAACGTGCTGGCTTCTATCATTTTTTATGGCTGGGGGCTTGGCTTAGGAGGTCAATTAAATAGCATTGTTATTATCAGTATTTGGCTAGCCCTATCTTGCCTACAGCTCATGTTAGCGTCATTTTGGCAGCAGCGCTTTCATATGGGCCCGATGGAGTGGATTCGTAAAAAAACCATTCAAGCGATGACACAGTAA
- a CDS encoding class I SAM-dependent methyltransferase: protein MFIIQSSNYLQFLAKFGIGGAHPGGINLSKALFEHENIQRGVDILDVGCGTGQTAAYLASFYQANVTGIDVHPLMIEKARQRMQKTHLAVNLIEGSIEQTSIEKESFDFILAESVLAFVNQQRALQEIYRLLKKGGRFIAIEFTLPAILPSQLAQEIQQFYGFESLLTKKDWVTLLQQAGFHNIRIQKNKSISSQHEFHFSQHIEPELLDVMDEHMTMNEKYGKYLDYRIYSCTK from the coding sequence GTGTTTATTATTCAAAGCTCTAATTATCTCCAATTTTTAGCTAAATTTGGTATCGGAGGTGCACATCCTGGGGGCATTAATCTATCAAAAGCACTTTTTGAACATGAGAATATCCAGCGAGGTGTAGACATTTTAGATGTGGGGTGTGGCACAGGGCAAACTGCTGCTTATTTAGCTTCCTTCTATCAGGCAAATGTCACGGGCATCGATGTTCATCCTCTTATGATCGAAAAAGCTAGACAACGAATGCAAAAAACTCATTTAGCTGTCAACCTTATAGAAGGCTCGATTGAGCAAACCTCAATTGAAAAAGAGTCTTTTGACTTCATTCTTGCCGAATCGGTTCTGGCCTTTGTCAATCAACAACGGGCTTTACAAGAGATTTATCGTTTATTAAAAAAAGGGGGCCGCTTTATTGCCATTGAATTCACCCTTCCTGCAATACTTCCCTCCCAACTAGCACAAGAAATCCAGCAGTTTTATGGATTTGAATCTCTTCTTACGAAAAAGGATTGGGTCACATTATTGCAGCAAGCTGGGTTTCACAATATTCGAATACAAAAAAATAAATCCATCTCGTCTCAGCACGAATTTCATTTTTCCCAACATATTGAACCCGAATTACTAGATGTAATGGATGAGCATATGACGATGAACGAAAAATACGGAAAATATTTGGACTATCGTATTTATTCATGTACAAAATAA
- a CDS encoding NAD(P)/FAD-dependent oxidoreductase, whose translation MQPIYDVTIIGGGPAGLYSAFYSGLRGLKTKLLESQPQLGGKVLLYPEKLIWDIGGHPPVLGEQFAKQLIEQAKTFDPTILTNTKVDFIERQDDLFIIHTATGEKHYSRTVLLAVGGGIINPQKLTLEGAEKYEMANLHYTVQSYKRFVDKDILISGGGNAAIDWAVELSPIAKSVTVVYRKEKLSAHEATVQEALDAGVHIECNTTITKLTANANKTAIQLVTCENTTTKQSYIRQIDEVIVSHGYNCEASLTFDEAIAVPKKDDYYVEGRATGETAQPGIFAAGDILSFEGKINLLLGTFQDAANAVNSIKTYLEPSAYRHGMVSSHNELFKEKNRSIIEKQLVQVN comes from the coding sequence ATGCAACCTATATACGATGTGACAATTATTGGCGGAGGCCCTGCTGGCTTATATAGTGCCTTTTATAGTGGTTTACGTGGATTAAAAACAAAATTATTGGAAAGCCAACCACAGTTAGGTGGAAAAGTATTACTGTATCCTGAAAAGTTGATTTGGGATATTGGCGGACATCCTCCTGTGTTAGGCGAGCAGTTTGCTAAACAGTTAATCGAGCAAGCAAAAACGTTTGATCCTACGATTTTGACTAACACAAAGGTAGATTTTATTGAACGCCAGGATGATCTATTTATCATACATACAGCGACGGGTGAAAAGCATTATTCGAGAACAGTGCTGTTAGCTGTAGGAGGTGGCATTATCAATCCACAAAAGCTAACACTTGAAGGTGCTGAAAAATACGAAATGGCGAATTTACATTATACTGTACAATCCTATAAACGCTTTGTTGATAAGGATATCTTGATTTCAGGTGGTGGCAATGCGGCCATTGATTGGGCTGTTGAATTAAGCCCGATTGCCAAAAGTGTGACCGTTGTTTACCGTAAAGAGAAGTTATCTGCACATGAAGCAACTGTACAGGAAGCACTGGATGCTGGTGTACACATTGAGTGTAATACAACTATTACAAAGCTTACTGCCAATGCTAATAAAACGGCTATTCAATTAGTGACATGTGAAAACACGACAACTAAACAAAGCTATATTCGTCAAATCGATGAGGTGATCGTAAGCCACGGCTATAATTGTGAAGCATCCCTCACATTTGATGAGGCCATTGCTGTTCCTAAAAAGGATGATTATTATGTAGAAGGAAGAGCAACTGGAGAGACGGCACAGCCTGGCATTTTTGCAGCAGGAGATATTTTATCGTTTGAAGGAAAAATTAATTTACTACTTGGGACATTCCAGGATGCGGCTAATGCCGTTAACTCGATTAAGACTTATTTAGAGCCATCAGCCTATCGTCATGGTATGGTCTCCTCTCATAATGAGCTATTTAAAGAAAAAAATCGTTCTATTATTGAAAAGCAACTTGTCCAAGTCAATTAA
- a CDS encoding ABC transporter ATP-binding protein — protein sequence MRLEVDSIRVGYESKTIVHDLSLQIPDGKITTIIGSNGCGKSTLLKAITRILKHESGQVILDGQTISKMKTKELAKELAILPQSPESAHGLTVEELVSYGRFPYQKGFGNLSQKDKEVIDWALQVTKTTDFRLQSVDALSGGQRQRVWIAMALAQETDIIFLDEPTTYLDMAHQLEVLELLYKLNEEQGRTIVMVLHDLNQAARFSDYIVALSQGELVKFGTAEEVMVPEVLKKVFNIDAVIGKDPRTNKPMCITYDLLQTV from the coding sequence TTGCGTTTAGAAGTTGACTCGATACGTGTTGGTTATGAGAGCAAAACCATTGTGCATGACTTATCATTGCAAATTCCAGATGGCAAAATTACGACGATTATTGGTTCAAATGGTTGTGGAAAATCAACGTTATTAAAGGCCATTACGCGTATTTTAAAGCATGAGAGTGGGCAGGTCATATTAGATGGTCAAACGATTTCCAAGATGAAAACGAAAGAATTGGCTAAAGAGCTGGCAATTCTACCACAGAGTCCAGAAAGTGCACATGGTTTAACAGTGGAAGAGCTAGTATCCTACGGTCGATTTCCTTATCAAAAGGGCTTTGGGAATTTATCTCAAAAGGATAAAGAGGTAATCGATTGGGCTCTACAGGTGACCAAAACAACAGACTTCCGTTTACAATCTGTGGATGCTCTATCTGGTGGACAGCGTCAGCGTGTGTGGATTGCGATGGCATTAGCTCAGGAGACTGACATTATTTTTTTAGATGAACCCACAACCTATTTAGATATGGCGCATCAGCTTGAGGTTTTAGAGCTGCTATATAAGCTCAATGAAGAACAAGGACGTACCATTGTCATGGTCCTCCATGATTTAAATCAAGCGGCACGTTTTTCAGATTATATTGTAGCGCTTTCACAAGGTGAGCTGGTGAAATTCGGAACTGCAGAAGAAGTGATGGTTCCAGAAGTATTGAAAAAAGTATTTAATATTGATGCGGTCATTGGCAAGGATCCACGAACAAATAAACCAATGTGCATTACATATGACTTATTACAAACGGTATAA
- a CDS encoding iron-hydroxamate ABC transporter substrate-binding protein, protein MKKWLLPMFMMLVLVLAACGNKEEKTEKADEGSKEATSAETITYQSETGPVEVPANPKRVVVLSSFVGDLLQLDVNVVGVDAWAAKNPNFEDAIKDAVVVENTDIEKILELEPDLIIGLSGIENADKLSEIAPTVLFTYGKVDYLQQFIEIGKVVNKEKEATAWVEDFKARASETGKKIKEKIGEDATVTVAENFNKQFYIYGDNWGRGTEILYQEMGLKMPEKVKETALEPGYYAISQEVLGDYAGDYVIFSMFQDQDNSFTDAAWFKDLEAVKNGQLFEVNANAFYFNDPITLEYQLKFFEEKFLQ, encoded by the coding sequence ATGAAAAAGTGGCTATTACCTATGTTCATGATGCTTGTATTAGTACTTGCAGCGTGTGGCAATAAAGAAGAGAAAACAGAGAAGGCAGATGAAGGCTCAAAAGAAGCAACGTCAGCAGAAACAATTACCTATCAATCAGAGACAGGTCCTGTGGAAGTACCAGCAAATCCTAAACGAGTAGTGGTATTATCGTCATTTGTAGGGGATTTATTACAGCTTGATGTAAATGTTGTAGGTGTGGATGCTTGGGCAGCGAAAAATCCAAACTTCGAAGATGCTATTAAAGATGCAGTGGTTGTTGAAAATACAGATATAGAAAAAATTCTTGAGCTAGAGCCTGATTTAATTATTGGCTTAAGTGGAATTGAAAATGCTGATAAACTATCAGAAATTGCGCCGACAGTGTTATTTACGTATGGCAAAGTAGATTATCTTCAACAGTTTATTGAAATAGGGAAAGTTGTAAATAAAGAAAAAGAAGCAACGGCATGGGTAGAAGATTTTAAAGCACGTGCGTCTGAAACTGGTAAAAAAATTAAAGAAAAAATCGGTGAAGATGCAACTGTCACAGTGGCAGAAAACTTTAATAAACAGTTTTATATTTACGGTGATAATTGGGGTCGTGGAACAGAAATCCTTTATCAAGAAATGGGCTTAAAGATGCCTGAAAAAGTAAAAGAAACTGCTCTAGAGCCAGGCTACTATGCGATTTCTCAAGAAGTATTAGGGGACTATGCAGGGGACTATGTCATCTTTAGTATGTTCCAAGATCAAGATAATTCCTTCACTGATGCTGCGTGGTTTAAAGATTTAGAAGCAGTGAAAAATGGTCAATTATTTGAAGTGAATGCCAATGCCTTTTACTTCAATGATCCTATTACATTAGAGTATCAGTTAAAGTTCTTTGAAGAGAAATTTTTACAATAA
- a CDS encoding FecCD family ABC transporter permease, translating into MTKFRKLPFWLQVLLALTVLFGTAGISLCLGAANTSIQDVFQAIVGQSGGKHYTILREIRFPRIIAAIFVGSALAVAGAIMQGVTRNPLADPGLLGLTAGANAALALTMAFIPKFSYYTLILACFVGAGIGMMIVYGVGASTKKGFSPLKLVLAGAAVTALLQAIAEGTGILFQISKDVSMWTSGGFIGTTWQALLIVPVIVIGLLLAFAFSRQLTILSLNEEVAVGVGQNTTMIKGIMMFVVVILAGSAVALVGNLAFVGLMVPHMVRAFVGTDYRFVLPMSAIVGGWFMVTADFAGRMINAPYETPVVAIISIIGLPFFLLLVRKGGRQFV; encoded by the coding sequence ATGACAAAGTTTCGAAAGCTTCCATTTTGGCTTCAGGTATTGCTTGCTTTGACCGTATTATTTGGTACGGCCGGTATCTCGTTGTGCTTAGGGGCAGCGAATACGAGTATTCAAGATGTCTTTCAAGCAATTGTCGGACAAAGTGGTGGTAAACATTACACGATTTTACGAGAAATTCGCTTTCCTCGTATCATTGCAGCTATTTTTGTTGGTAGTGCACTCGCTGTCGCTGGAGCAATTATGCAAGGGGTTACACGAAATCCATTAGCTGATCCAGGGCTGCTTGGTTTAACGGCAGGGGCCAATGCTGCCCTTGCCTTAACGATGGCATTTATTCCGAAATTCTCATATTATACGTTAATTTTAGCCTGCTTTGTTGGAGCTGGAATTGGCATGATGATAGTTTATGGAGTGGGTGCTTCTACTAAAAAAGGCTTTTCACCATTGAAGCTTGTGCTAGCGGGTGCGGCTGTAACGGCATTATTACAAGCAATCGCTGAAGGGACAGGCATTTTATTTCAAATTTCCAAGGATGTATCCATGTGGACAAGTGGCGGATTCATTGGCACAACATGGCAGGCATTATTAATCGTACCTGTCATTGTGATTGGTTTACTGCTAGCGTTTGCTTTTAGTCGCCAATTAACGATTTTAAGTTTAAATGAAGAGGTAGCAGTGGGCGTTGGGCAAAATACAACGATGATTAAAGGTATAATGATGTTTGTAGTGGTCATACTTGCAGGCTCAGCGGTGGCACTCGTTGGGAATCTAGCATTTGTTGGCTTAATGGTGCCGCATATGGTTCGTGCATTTGTAGGAACCGACTATCGTTTTGTCTTACCGATGAGCGCTATTGTTGGCGGCTGGTTTATGGTGACAGCTGATTTTGCAGGGCGTATGATTAACGCACCATATGAAACACCTGTTGTGGCGATTATTTCAATTATTGGTCTACCATTCTTCCTACTTTTAGTGCGGAAGGGAGGACGCCAATTTGTTTAA
- a CDS encoding FecCD family ABC transporter permease produces the protein MFKDGRKKQRKWLILWLIVTLFIFVMGISLGAASVSIDRIIPTLLGDGSFKESFVLFSVRLPRMFVLAAAGMALALAGAVLQGVTRNDLADPGMIGISAGAGVGITIFYLLVKGDLPHFAYVLPAVGFCSALLTALSIYFFSYQRNKGVHPVQFILVGVGVASALSGVMMVLISSAERSDVQFIAQWLAGNVWGTDWPFFWALVPWLVLGIPYIFYKANVLNVLAMTEQTAVGLGMNIGRERLRLLIVAVALAAAAVSITGGVAFIGLMAPHIAKQLVGPRYQFFLPLTLLIGASLLMLADTIGRVAIASATVPAGIVVAFIGAPYFLYLLRKNV, from the coding sequence TTGTTTAAAGACGGTCGTAAAAAACAGCGCAAATGGTTAATCCTTTGGCTAATTGTTACTCTGTTTATTTTTGTTATGGGCATATCATTAGGTGCTGCTTCTGTATCCATTGATCGTATTATTCCAACCTTGCTCGGCGATGGAAGTTTTAAAGAGTCCTTCGTGCTATTTTCGGTCCGCTTACCAAGAATGTTTGTGCTAGCTGCTGCAGGCATGGCGTTAGCTTTAGCAGGCGCTGTGTTGCAGGGCGTTACTCGCAATGATTTAGCGGATCCAGGAATGATTGGGATTAGTGCGGGTGCAGGAGTTGGGATTACTATATTTTATTTATTAGTGAAGGGGGATCTCCCTCACTTTGCTTATGTCTTACCTGCTGTAGGCTTTTGCAGTGCCTTATTAACAGCCCTATCGATTTACTTTTTCTCCTATCAGCGCAATAAGGGTGTGCATCCCGTGCAGTTTATTTTAGTGGGGGTAGGGGTCGCTTCAGCTCTATCAGGAGTCATGATGGTATTAATCTCCTCAGCCGAGCGTAGTGATGTACAATTTATTGCACAATGGCTAGCCGGTAATGTATGGGGCACGGATTGGCCATTTTTCTGGGCATTAGTACCTTGGCTTGTGCTAGGTATTCCTTATATTTTTTACAAGGCCAATGTCTTGAATGTCTTGGCTATGACAGAGCAAACAGCGGTAGGCCTCGGCATGAATATAGGGCGAGAACGTTTGCGATTATTAATTGTCGCGGTTGCGTTAGCGGCTGCTGCGGTATCGATAACAGGTGGTGTAGCCTTCATTGGTTTGATGGCCCCCCATATTGCCAAACAACTCGTTGGCCCACGCTATCAATTCTTTTTACCACTAACATTACTTATTGGAGCGAGCTTGCTTATGCTGGCTGATACGATTGGACGTGTTGCCATCGCCAGCGCAACTGTCCCTGCTGGTATTGTCGTGGCATTTATTGGTGCACCTTATTTCTTATATTTATTGCGGAAGAATGTCTAG
- a CDS encoding NERD domain-containing protein produces MILLARQTSETQKMLEALIQRLPVSHSEFTFYCEHLRRLQAGFAGEQLVDAKWLELDLPSPHYFLHDFQTMNDFGSTHQMDTIFLCPHFVLILEIKNITGKLSYDASFAQLTRTTPDGTVEGMTDPFLQLERHVVWMKKLVQKERIDLPVLHAVVLATRNGILTKGFEGLPIFHVAGLRFNLQKWMERHQPRVRVDLLRFANLLLSLQIKLKKEVEVPLKEMTKGVLCPQCVNGQRLSYHYKKWTCPRCGLVDDDALVRTLEDYRLLVGQQLTNRSFREFFAIASPNLAYKLLQQLPLKAEGVKKHRKYWIME; encoded by the coding sequence ATGATTTTATTAGCACGTCAAACATCAGAGACGCAAAAGATGCTAGAGGCACTTATACAAAGACTTCCTGTATCCCATAGTGAATTTACATTTTATTGTGAGCATTTAAGGCGTCTACAGGCAGGATTCGCTGGTGAACAGCTCGTTGATGCAAAATGGCTTGAACTAGACTTACCATCCCCCCACTATTTTCTCCATGACTTTCAAACAATGAATGACTTTGGTTCTACCCATCAAATGGACACCATCTTCCTCTGTCCTCACTTTGTCCTCATCCTAGAAATCAAAAATATTACAGGCAAACTTTCATACGATGCTTCATTCGCTCAATTAACACGTACGACCCCAGATGGTACAGTCGAAGGCATGACGGATCCATTTCTTCAGCTGGAACGGCATGTAGTATGGATGAAAAAACTAGTACAGAAGGAACGGATTGATTTACCAGTTTTGCATGCGGTGGTATTGGCAACGAGAAATGGTATCTTGACAAAAGGATTTGAGGGGCTGCCTATCTTTCATGTGGCAGGGTTACGATTTAATTTACAAAAATGGATGGAGCGGCATCAACCTAGAGTAAGAGTAGACCTTTTGCGATTCGCCAACCTTTTATTATCCCTGCAAATAAAGTTGAAAAAAGAGGTAGAGGTACCGCTCAAGGAAATGACGAAAGGTGTGTTATGTCCACAATGTGTTAATGGGCAGCGATTATCGTATCACTATAAAAAATGGACGTGCCCACGCTGTGGATTGGTGGACGATGATGCATTGGTTCGAACATTAGAGGACTACAGGTTACTAGTCGGGCAGCAGCTGACCAATCGAAGTTTTCGAGAATTCTTTGCCATTGCATCCCCAAACCTTGCATACAAGTTGTTGCAACAACTCCCATTGAAAGCGGAGGGTGTCAAAAAGCATCGAAAATATTGGATTATGGAATAG
- a CDS encoding MarR family winged helix-turn-helix transcriptional regulator, translated as MTIEQEFFNQYRLMYRPFINQLNVQLEPYQLYSSQWAVLRFLKDRGPHSFVDIATFMSIEKPSVTKLVHKLVELGYVETVAGKDKREKLVHLSAHGDELVQEIKLHLSPFFEHALAGVPEQEIEIATKVLARICMNINQ; from the coding sequence GTGACGATTGAGCAGGAGTTTTTTAATCAGTATCGTTTAATGTATAGGCCTTTTATTAATCAGCTGAATGTGCAGCTTGAGCCTTATCAGTTATATAGTTCGCAGTGGGCTGTACTGCGTTTTTTGAAAGATAGAGGTCCACATTCATTTGTAGATATCGCTACTTTTATGTCGATCGAGAAGCCGAGTGTGACGAAGCTTGTGCATAAGCTTGTGGAGTTAGGCTATGTGGAGACAGTAGCGGGCAAGGATAAGCGTGAGAAGCTTGTCCATTTATCGGCGCATGGTGATGAGCTGGTGCAGGAGATTAAGTTGCATTTGAGTCCGTTTTTTGAGCATGCCCTAGCAGGTGTGCCAGAGCAAGAGATTGAAATTGCGACCAAGGTTTTAGCGAGAATTTGTATGAATATCAATCAATAG